A single window of Candidatus Woesearchaeota archaeon DNA harbors:
- a CDS encoding DUF1828 domain-containing protein gives MNNETILKQFKEKVSEKIYLEPRGVGRFSIKNPYIFEDGDNLVMVLKYESEKKRWIISDEGHTFLHLSYFMDDKDFSKGTREEIINKTKKMFNIYESNGEMYIVVEKNEFGDALYCFVQCLLKITDITYLEPIPLD, from the coding sequence ATGAACAATGAAACAATCTTAAAACAATTCAAAGAGAAAGTTTCAGAGAAGATTTATTTAGAACCACGGGGAGTGGGTAGATTTTCTATTAAAAATCCTTACATTTTTGAAGATGGAGATAATTTAGTAATGGTATTAAAGTATGAATCTGAAAAGAAAAGATGGATAATTAGCGATGAAGGACATACATTTTTACATCTTAGCTATTTTATGGATGATAAAGATTTTTCTAAAGGCACCAGAGAAGAAATAATTAATAAAACTAAAAAAATGTTTAATATTTATGAGAGTAATGGGGAGATGTATATAGTTGTAGAGAAAAATGAGTTTGGAGATGCTTTATACTGCTTTGTTCAGTGCCTTCTAAAAATAACAGACATTACTTAT